In the Pogoniulus pusillus isolate bPogPus1 chromosome 4, bPogPus1.pri, whole genome shotgun sequence genome, one interval contains:
- the SMIM30 gene encoding small integral membrane protein 30, translating to MPSTENTSKLFLVLVSLLLALPGVEALDTGDVIAFLLGLAVSVVGFCACLGLYARKRNGQQ from the coding sequence ATGCCTTCTACCGAGAACACCTCAAAACTTTTCCTGGTCCTTGTTTCATTGCTGCTGGCATTGCCAGGAGTTGAAGCTCTGGACACGGGAGATGTCATTGCCTTCCTACTAGGCCTTGCTGTTAGTGTCGTCGGATTCTGTGCCTGCCTTGGCTTGTATGCAAGGAAAAGGAATGGGCAGCAATGA